The genomic region CACGGCGAGCGCGCTGGTGAACGCGACGAGGTTCGGGTTCCAGATGAACGTCGACTCGTCGATCGCGGTCGCCGAGACCGCCATGAGGCCACCGGCGACGACGCCGGCTGCCGTCCCGCCGACCGCCCGAGCGAGTCCGGCGACCAGTCCGACCGCCGCTGTCCCAAGGACGGCGATCTCGAGGACGACCATCGTGGGATCGCCGCCGCCGAGCCAGGCCGCCGGCGCAAGGAGGTAGTAGTAGAGCGCACCGTGATGGAAGTCGCCGATCGAGGTCGGAGGACCGAGGAGCGGCCACACCCCGTTCTGCACGAACCCGGTGAGGACGAGCAGGTCGTGACCCTGGTCGGCATCCCATGTGCCACGTCCGGCCAGGCCGTCGAGTCGAAGGACCGCGGCGAGCAGGACGAGCGCGCCGAAAGCGATCGGCCAGGCCCAGCGATCGGAGACGACGACCCGCCGGGATCCATCCACCCGGATCACGCGGGCTCCTCGCGTGGTGCCGTTCGAGCGCGGCTGCCGCGGAGCGCGAACGCCTCCGGCGGGAGCGGTTCGAGTGGCTCTCCGGCGGCGATCGCGTAGGCGCGCGCGATGTTGACCGCGTCGTAGCCCTCGTCCATCCCCGGTGTCTCGAGGATGTACGTCACGCGGCGGAGCCGCGGCGCGGTGAGCAGGTGTCGGAGGCCCGGGACGCCGATCGTTCCGGCGCCGAGATGCTCGTGGCGGTCCGTCCTCGAGCCCAGGCCCGTCTTCGAATCGTTGAGGTGGATCATCGCCAGCCGGTCCAGGCCGACGCTCGCATCGAACTCATCGAGCAGCGCCTCGATCGTCTCCGGCCGTCGGAGATCGTGGCCGGCACCCCACAGGTGGGCGGTGTCGAGGCAGAATGCGACGCGGCCCATGTCCGCTCCGCGTCGGGCGATCGACTCGAGGACCGCCGCGAGCTCGCCGACGCTCACCCCGATCCCGCCGCCACCGCCCGCCGAGTTCTCGAGGACGATGATCGCGCCGTCCGCTGCCGCGCCGTCCGCGGCGTCGCCCCCGGCTGCGTCAAGGGCTCGCGCGATCCCCTCCCCGACCCGATCGATCCCGGCGTCCAGCCCGGTCAGCTTGTGCGAACCGACGTGAACGTTGACGAAGCGGGCCCCGAACGCGACCGCCGCCCGGAGCTCGCTCGCGAGGACGGCGATCGAGCGCTCGCGGAATTCCTCCTCGGGGCCGGCGAGGTTGACGAGGTACGCGGCGTGGATCGCGACCGGCCGGATGTCGAGTTCATCGAGACGTCGACGAAAGGCGGGCAGCTCGCGCGGCGGTTCGGTCCGCCGGCGCCAGGCGGTCGGATTGTCGGCGAACACCTGGAGCGACCGGGCGCCGATCGCCGAGGCGCGCTCCACTGCCCCCACCATCCCACCCCCGAGCGGCAGATGCGCGCCGAGCCGGCGGTCGTCGGGGAGGGTGGGCGACATCGCGCCGCATCGTACCGCAGGCGCGCGCCCCGGCCGACCGGCAGATCTCCCCGGTCCATGCGCGTCCCCGTCGTCCTCCCCGTCGTCGCCGCCACGCTCCGGGCGCTACCTCGTGGACGCGCGACTCATGACCCGCGTCGGGGGCGTGGACCGGCTGGCGTGACCGCCTGTCCGTTGCGCGACATCGTCGACGTGTAGCCCCCGCCGACGGCTGGCTCGATGAGGCCATAGTCGCCGTCCCGGCGGCGGTAGAGGATCGAGATCCGTTCGTTCTCCGCGTTGACGAAGACGAAGAAGCTGTGGCCCAGCTCCTCCATTCCGGCGACGGCGTCTTCCTCGAACATCGGCTCGATCGCGAACCGCTTCGTCTTGACGATCCTCGTCTCCCGGCTGCTGTCCGCGGTTCCATCGGCGATCCGCCGGAGGAGGTCCTTCTCGTCGACCGGACGAGCGTGAACACGGGGTTTCTTCTTGTGGTCGACCGCCCGTCGCTCCATCTTGTCGACGAGGTCGTCAAGCCCGGCCTGGTACGTTGGTCCGGCCGCGCGGCCCCGAAGCGTCGAGCCGTCGATGACGAGCGTGACCTCCACGATGTGCGAGTCGTCGCCGTTCCGATGCTGCTCCACGGAGAGCTCGACGAGCGCGTCGCTCCGATCGTCGAGGACGCGTTCGAGCCTCGCGAACTTGCGCTCGACGTACGTCCGGACCCGCGCGGGAACCTCGACGTTCTTGCCCTTGACGATCGTCCTCATGGAGGCACCTCCGTCCAGACGCATCGATCCGAGCGGTCCGCTGGCGCTGTCGTGGGCGCGGCCATCGCAGGCGGACGGGCGCCCGGCGCCCTTCGGCGAGTATAGACCCGAGGGGACCGTCCGCCTGCCGCCGAGCGAACGGGCGGGCTCCTGTGGGCCGAGCCGGGACGCGTCCGGAGGTCACCGTTCCCGGGCGATAGTCACCGTTCCCGCGCGACCGTCACCGCTGAGACGCCGATCGCCCCGGCCTCGCGAAGGGCCTCCGCACACGCGACGAGTGTCGCGCCCGTCGTGACGACATCGTCGACGAGGACCGTCCAGCGACCCGCGACGGATCGGCGGGCCGCCGCGTCCACGATCCGGAACGCACCGCGGACGTTCGCGGTGCGAGTCGCTCGATCGAGCTGGAACTGGGCCGTCGTCGCTCGCGCGCGTACGAGTACGTGGACATGGGGAAGCCGAAGGTCGCGAGCCGCGATGGAGGCGATGCGCTCTGCCTGGTCATACCCGCGGTCCCGCGCTCGATCGGGGTGCACGGGCACGTGGACGAGGAGCTCGCCACCA from Chloroflexota bacterium harbors:
- a CDS encoding deoxyribonuclease IV; protein product: MSPTLPDDRRLGAHLPLGGGMVGAVERASAIGARSLQVFADNPTAWRRRTEPPRELPAFRRRLDELDIRPVAIHAAYLVNLAGPEEEFRERSIAVLASELRAAVAFGARFVNVHVGSHKLTGLDAGIDRVGEGIARALDAAGGDAADGAAADGAIIVLENSAGGGGGIGVSVGELAAVLESIARRGADMGRVAFCLDTAHLWGAGHDLRRPETIEALLDEFDASVGLDRLAMIHLNDSKTGLGSRTDRHEHLGAGTIGVPGLRHLLTAPRLRRVTYILETPGMDEGYDAVNIARAYAIAAGEPLEPLPPEAFALRGSRARTAPREEPA
- the raiA gene encoding ribosome-associated translation inhibitor RaiA, yielding MRTIVKGKNVEVPARVRTYVERKFARLERVLDDRSDALVELSVEQHRNGDDSHIVEVTLVIDGSTLRGRAAGPTYQAGLDDLVDKMERRAVDHKKKPRVHARPVDEKDLLRRIADGTADSSRETRIVKTKRFAIEPMFEEDAVAGMEELGHSFFVFVNAENERISILYRRRDGDYGLIEPAVGGGYTSTMSRNGQAVTPAGPRPRRGS
- a CDS encoding ComF family protein, with product MAVNAIRRRIGSTAGRLLDLALPAACVGCDREGAPLCEACLPALRVRAGMPAGVPIGMPSDIPSPLLQLEWCGPFSGVFRRALLALKYRGEVRLAEPLGHVVADRWREAGAGGELLVHVPVHPDRARDRGYDQAERIASIAARDLRLPHVHVLVRARATTAQFQLDRATRTANVRGAFRIVDAAARRSVAGRWTVLVDDVVTTGATLVACAEALREAGAIGVSAVTVARER